One Bacillus spongiae DNA window includes the following coding sequences:
- a CDS encoding phage head spike fiber domain-containing protein: MFKASSISSLILLVCILFVTIVPPVAKAESESGTFSLLTYNVAGLWDPVSSSNPATNTKLISPKLNDYDLVLVQEDFNYHSDLISKVDHDYLSSHSGIMGFGDGLNRMSIFPFEGFKREDWNDCHGVFSDGSDCLTPKGFSYARHEVSDGVFIDVYNLHADAGGDDSDYTVRKKNFQQVLSKIDQWSKDHAVIVTGDFNSHWKDKDGVRQFVEVGFSDAWAERSNNGEIPDIGESGGRIDKILFRGSDGLDLNVTKYKVPNSDFLDANGNKLSDHKPVAAEFEYSLRNLWNQPLNMLNPDSWYKGKDTTYSIDENESFLNGDSTAKLTANQSSGYVNNTIYLDPNNNTYTFSVWLKSEETREATIRLRSQDNLNGGNGDNDTIKTVQLQANEWQKVEVTETFDEEAEWIRTTIYPAGYRSDNTGSIHMWGPKLIGTKNSIVEDVIDDESGEEVMKLTSTSKSGYINNTLDLNPKGHTYTFSMLVKTEKEQQVSLRLRADGYSSNNGNNDRVKTFTVSPGEWRQVKVTQSFDSNVDWARATIYPAGFKIEDTGSIYVKDIKIEEGY; encoded by the coding sequence ATGTTTAAAGCTTCGTCTATTTCATCTCTTATTTTGCTCGTATGTATACTGTTCGTTACGATTGTACCTCCTGTTGCAAAAGCCGAAAGTGAATCCGGAACATTTTCTTTGTTGACCTATAATGTTGCTGGATTATGGGACCCTGTTTCCTCCTCAAACCCAGCTACGAATACGAAACTAATTAGTCCTAAGTTAAATGACTATGACCTTGTCTTAGTTCAAGAAGATTTCAATTACCATAGTGATCTCATTTCTAAAGTAGACCATGATTACCTTTCTTCTCACTCTGGTATTATGGGATTTGGAGATGGATTAAATCGCATGTCCATCTTTCCATTTGAAGGGTTTAAACGTGAGGATTGGAATGATTGCCATGGGGTATTTAGTGATGGTTCTGACTGCTTAACGCCTAAAGGTTTTTCATATGCACGACATGAAGTGTCAGATGGCGTATTTATTGACGTATATAATTTGCATGCAGATGCGGGTGGCGATGATTCTGATTATACGGTCAGAAAAAAGAATTTCCAGCAGGTTTTATCAAAAATTGACCAATGGTCAAAGGATCATGCAGTTATTGTGACCGGGGATTTTAATAGCCATTGGAAAGATAAGGATGGTGTGCGTCAATTCGTAGAAGTTGGCTTTTCTGATGCTTGGGCAGAAAGATCGAATAATGGAGAAATACCTGATATCGGCGAATCAGGTGGACGAATCGATAAAATATTATTCAGAGGTAGTGATGGGTTAGACCTGAATGTGACAAAATATAAAGTTCCTAATAGCGACTTTTTAGATGCTAATGGAAATAAATTGTCTGATCATAAACCAGTGGCTGCCGAATTTGAATATAGCCTTAGAAATTTATGGAATCAACCACTGAACATGTTGAACCCAGACTCATGGTATAAAGGGAAGGATACCACTTATAGCATTGATGAGAATGAATCTTTTCTAAATGGGGATTCAACCGCCAAGTTAACTGCTAATCAGTCATCAGGGTATGTCAATAATACAATATACCTCGACCCTAACAACAACACTTATACGTTTAGCGTTTGGTTAAAATCAGAAGAAACGAGAGAAGCGACCATTCGACTACGAAGTCAAGACAATTTAAATGGTGGAAATGGAGATAATGATACAATTAAGACTGTTCAGCTTCAGGCGAATGAGTGGCAAAAAGTTGAAGTGACAGAAACCTTTGACGAGGAGGCGGAATGGATAAGAACAACCATTTATCCTGCTGGGTATCGCTCTGATAACACTGGTTCCATTCATATGTGGGGGCCAAAATTAATTGGAACGAAAAACAGTATAGTGGAAGACGTTATTGATGATGAAAGTGGAGAAGAGGTGATGAAGTTAACCTCTACTTCTAAATCAGGATATATTAATAATACCCTTGACTTGAATCCGAAAGGACATACCTACACCTTTAGTATGCTCGTAAAAACTGAAAAAGAGCAGCAAGTAAGCTTGCGTTTACGGGCAGACGGATATTCCTCCAATAACGGAAATAATGACCGAGTCAAAACCTTCACCGTTAGCCCTGGTGAATGGCGTCAAGTCAAAGTGACTCAGTCATTTGATTCAAATGTAGATTGGGCAAGAGCAACCATCTATCCAGCTGGATTTAAAATAGAGGATACAGGATCTATCTATGTAAAAGATATAAAAATAGAAGAAGGTTATTAG
- a CDS encoding PadR family transcriptional regulator gives MENRLRNLRKAMERSTFNNLHFSENLKHDIQKEVSHQHESSEEIVKALLQLLVNEKNGYELVKLLRARGIKKFEENEGSLYTLLHRLEVKGCLMTRWDKQSAKYYQLTKKGKKLIHSSERKSSQPIIQLSELLEG, from the coding sequence ATGGAAAATCGATTGAGAAACCTTCGCAAGGCGATGGAAAGGTCGACTTTTAATAATTTACACTTTTCCGAAAATCTAAAACACGACATTCAAAAAGAAGTTAGTCACCAACATGAAAGCTCAGAAGAAATTGTGAAAGCGTTATTACAACTACTTGTAAATGAGAAAAATGGTTACGAGTTAGTAAAGCTATTAAGAGCGCGTGGTATTAAAAAGTTTGAAGAAAATGAAGGATCTTTATATACATTGTTACATCGTTTAGAAGTAAAAGGTTGTTTAATGACGAGATGGGATAAGCAGTCAGCAAAATACTATCAACTTACTAAAAAAGGTAAGAAGCTTATTCATTCGTCAGAACGTAAAAGTTCACAACCAATAATTCAGTTATCGGAATTGCTTGAGGGGTAA
- a CDS encoding FtsW/RodA/SpoVE family cell cycle protein — MEKEKYAYLAEVTEQIRSKEAKEFVSAELEHHLQNAKKAWLEKGVGEEEAEAKAVEQMGNPRMLGQQLNQLHRPKIDWWMMVLFISILGISILPMMISGGVMESGSYTKRKIFYNIIGFLTIISLMYMDYRKLRKYGRYFGGIGVVILLAISFFPTTLINGSPFLVIGSLTVSSYYALPFLFLFWSAYLNDKNVKIWKCLMIFISTLLLFFLQASEVGAFLYAVMVFGMVWFSDLNKRKLIGVTIAFFVTTTSCFFLFWFYSAGYHQRLQAFLNPERYQENEGYMYILVQGMMKNAGWFGSNATNVPQRSSHTDLVFVNFTYYYGWLFAAVLAAMLLLLFGRMLLIFNKIHDPFGRMLIVGGAVLFSEQVLYNFSMTIGVLPIISIWLPFISYGFIPTLLNSFIVGIILSIYRRKDIMAVSQS, encoded by the coding sequence ATGGAAAAAGAGAAATATGCCTATTTAGCGGAAGTTACGGAGCAAATTCGTTCAAAGGAAGCGAAGGAATTTGTATCAGCTGAACTTGAACATCATCTCCAAAATGCAAAAAAAGCATGGTTAGAAAAAGGTGTTGGGGAAGAAGAAGCAGAGGCAAAAGCTGTAGAACAGATGGGAAACCCAAGGATGCTTGGTCAACAATTAAATCAACTTCATCGACCTAAAATCGATTGGTGGATGATGGTTTTATTTATATCCATACTAGGGATAAGTATTTTGCCGATGATGATAAGCGGAGGCGTTATGGAAAGTGGTTCATATACAAAAAGAAAGATATTTTACAATATCATTGGCTTTCTTACCATTATCAGCTTAATGTATATGGATTATCGAAAATTACGAAAATATGGACGGTATTTTGGAGGGATTGGAGTTGTCATTTTACTCGCGATTTCCTTTTTCCCTACTACATTAATAAATGGATCTCCATTCTTAGTCATAGGTTCGCTGACAGTATCTAGTTATTATGCACTTCCTTTCTTATTCCTTTTTTGGTCAGCTTACTTAAATGATAAGAATGTGAAGATATGGAAATGTTTAATGATATTTATTAGTACATTGCTCTTATTTTTTTTACAAGCAAGTGAAGTGGGAGCTTTCCTTTATGCTGTGATGGTTTTTGGAATGGTTTGGTTTAGTGACTTAAATAAGAGAAAATTAATTGGTGTTACAATTGCCTTTTTTGTCACAACGACTAGCTGTTTCTTTCTATTTTGGTTTTATTCTGCGGGGTACCATCAAAGGTTACAAGCATTTTTAAATCCTGAGAGGTACCAAGAAAATGAAGGGTATATGTACATACTCGTACAGGGAATGATGAAAAACGCAGGTTGGTTTGGAAGTAATGCGACCAATGTTCCCCAACGTAGTAGTCATACAGACTTAGTTTTTGTTAACTTTACTTATTATTATGGGTGGTTGTTTGCAGCTGTTCTTGCGGCAATGCTACTATTGCTGTTCGGAAGGATGCTATTAATCTTTAACAAAATACATGATCCTTTCGGTCGAATGCTAATTGTAGGAGGAGCCGTATTATTTTCAGAACAAGTCCTATATAATTTTTCGATGACTATAGGGGTGTTACCAATCATTTCGATTTGGTTACCATTTATAAGCTATGGGTTTATTCCTACGCTATTAAACTCGTTTATAGTAGGGATCATTTTAAGTATATATAGGAGAAAGGATATTATGGCTGTCAGTCAGTCTTAA
- the hisJ gene encoding histidinol-phosphatase HisJ encodes MLRKDGHIHSPYCPHGTSDKIIEYVERAIKLGYEEISFTEHAPLPDGFVDPTPYEDSAMKYESLENYFEEVDKIKYEYRKKLKINVGLEVDYIEGFEEETKNFLNEVGPRLDDAILSVHFLKKGSHYNCLDYSPDEFEKMIRAYGSVDNIHRYYFNTLKLSLHSNLGDYKPKRIGHMTLIRKFHKRYPSNQRFEREILDILNIMKEKNYELDWNGAGTAKPLCREPYPPSWVIAEAIKREIPLVYGSDAHQVKELNQGNATLIQIKNGM; translated from the coding sequence ATGTTGAGGAAGGATGGCCATATCCATAGTCCATATTGTCCACATGGTACAAGCGATAAAATAATAGAGTATGTTGAGAGAGCCATTAAATTAGGGTATGAAGAGATATCATTTACTGAGCATGCACCCTTACCAGATGGATTTGTAGATCCAACACCATATGAGGATAGTGCTATGAAATATGAATCTCTAGAAAACTACTTCGAAGAGGTTGATAAGATTAAATATGAATACCGTAAGAAACTAAAGATAAACGTAGGTTTAGAAGTGGATTATATTGAAGGGTTTGAAGAGGAAACAAAGAATTTCTTAAACGAGGTTGGCCCAAGATTAGATGATGCGATTTTATCTGTCCATTTCCTTAAAAAAGGCTCACACTATAACTGTTTGGATTATAGTCCTGATGAATTTGAAAAAATGATAAGGGCATACGGGTCTGTCGACAATATTCATCGTTATTATTTTAATACGTTAAAACTCTCTTTACATTCAAATTTAGGGGATTATAAACCAAAGAGAATTGGTCATATGACACTAATAAGAAAATTCCATAAAAGATATCCTTCGAATCAACGATTTGAACGAGAAATCCTGGATATTTTAAACATTATGAAAGAAAAAAATTATGAACTGGATTGGAATGGAGCAGGTACTGCAAAGCCATTATGTCGAGAACCCTATCCTCCTAGTTGGGTAATAGCAGAAGCGATAAAACGAGAAATCCCACTTGTATATGGATCGGATGCTCATCAAGTTAAAGAATTAAACCAAGGGAATGCTACTCTAATACAAATAAAAAATGGCATGTAA
- the hisIE gene encoding bifunctional phosphoribosyl-AMP cyclohydrolase/phosphoribosyl-ATP diphosphatase HisIE has protein sequence MNIKEIKFNEKGLIPAIVQDFFTKEVLTLAYMNSVSLTKSIETKETWFFSRSRQEIWHKGATSGNTQQIVDMKYDCDKDALVVLVKPAGPACHNGTTSCFTESIFVEETESSSINSLKDYNILFNLENLIKKRQLERPEGAYTTYLFEKGLDKILKKVGEEASEVIIAAKNRDDEELKWEAADLIYHLLVLLEEQNLPFKEVLSVLEKRNQNP, from the coding sequence ATGAACATAAAAGAGATTAAATTTAATGAAAAGGGATTAATTCCTGCCATTGTGCAAGATTTCTTTACGAAGGAAGTGTTAACCCTTGCTTACATGAATTCTGTTTCGTTAACAAAATCAATTGAAACAAAGGAAACGTGGTTTTTTAGTCGATCTAGACAGGAAATTTGGCATAAAGGGGCAACGAGTGGGAATACACAGCAGATAGTAGATATGAAATATGATTGTGATAAGGATGCTTTAGTTGTGCTCGTAAAACCAGCTGGGCCAGCTTGTCATAATGGTACGACAAGTTGTTTTACTGAGAGTATTTTTGTTGAAGAAACAGAATCATCATCAATCAACAGTCTGAAAGACTACAATATTCTATTTAATCTTGAAAACCTTATAAAAAAGCGTCAACTAGAAAGACCTGAAGGGGCGTATACTACTTATTTATTTGAAAAAGGATTAGATAAGATATTGAAAAAGGTAGGAGAAGAGGCTTCTGAGGTTATTATAGCTGCGAAGAACCGTGATGATGAGGAATTAAAATGGGAAGCTGCTGACCTCATCTATCATTTGCTTGTTTTACTAGAAGAACAAAACCTTCCCTTTAAAGAAGTGCTATCCGTTTTGGAAAAACGCAACCAAAATCCTTAA
- a CDS encoding FtsW/RodA/SpoVE family cell cycle protein: MQQKKKSYFDVSLLITIIFIMILSLIAISGALEIKPDAPNYFKQQIVWFILGSIVMIAVFIFDFEQIEKLTPYIYGFGIILLIILLIIPMIAPDSDFVPDINGARSWFVFPGGSIQPSEFMKIFLVLMLAFITSKHRKNYTMGKISNDLIYLIKVAVIAGLPIILTNEQNDFGTSLVMIVITLSIIFISGINWMIIIVLICIVLLMISSLVLIFIYKTEWLLYFIDPFQLDRIYAWLKPFHYGSDISFQLQQSILAVGSGTSVGNDINVYIPEAHSDFIFSMIGEDYGFLGASLIVCLYFILIYRILVIGIRQINENIFEVFICAGIIGMLMFHVFQNIGMVIGLIPITGIPLPLLSYGGSSVLATMLGLGLVLNISFQKKHYMFTSDDDY, encoded by the coding sequence ATGCAACAGAAAAAGAAAAGTTATTTTGATGTTAGTTTACTTATTACAATTATATTCATTATGATTTTAAGCTTGATTGCTATTTCAGGTGCTTTAGAAATTAAACCAGATGCACCAAATTATTTTAAACAGCAAATTGTATGGTTTATTTTAGGGTCAATCGTTATGATAGCTGTTTTCATATTTGATTTTGAACAAATTGAAAAGCTTACTCCATATATTTATGGATTTGGGATTATCTTATTAATTATATTGTTGATTATTCCCATGATTGCTCCCGATTCTGATTTTGTTCCAGATATAAATGGTGCCAGGTCTTGGTTTGTATTCCCTGGAGGCTCCATTCAACCTTCAGAATTTATGAAAATCTTTTTAGTCCTTATGCTAGCTTTCATTACATCGAAGCATCGTAAAAATTATACAATGGGGAAAATATCGAATGATTTAATTTATCTCATTAAAGTGGCAGTTATAGCTGGACTCCCTATTATATTAACTAATGAACAAAACGATTTTGGAACATCACTCGTAATGATAGTGATTACACTTTCAATAATATTCATATCTGGTATCAATTGGATGATTATTATTGTCCTAATTTGTATAGTGTTACTTATGATAAGCTCATTAGTCCTGATATTTATTTATAAAACAGAATGGTTACTATACTTTATAGATCCATTTCAACTGGATAGAATTTATGCATGGCTTAAACCTTTCCACTATGGTTCCGATATAAGCTTTCAACTACAACAATCTATTTTAGCTGTTGGTTCTGGTACGAGTGTTGGGAATGATATAAATGTGTATATTCCTGAAGCACATTCTGATTTTATTTTCTCTATGATTGGAGAAGACTATGGCTTTTTAGGAGCTAGTCTAATAGTTTGTTTATATTTTATTCTGATTTATAGAATTCTTGTTATCGGAATTAGGCAAATTAATGAAAATATATTTGAAGTATTTATTTGTGCTGGCATAATTGGCATGTTAATGTTTCATGTATTTCAAAATATAGGTATGGTTATTGGATTAATTCCTATTACAGGTATACCTCTTCCTTTATTAAGTTATGGAGGAAGCTCAGTATTAGCAACCATGCTTGGATTAGGGTTAGTTTTGAATATATCTTTTCAAAAGAAGCATTACATGTTTACAAGCGATGATGATTACTGA
- a CDS encoding sigma-70 family RNA polymerase sigma factor, producing MEEVSIEGYEAEEKEALFNELLTKHGQEILQLCYSYVKDPSIAEDLTQDIFVKCYKSLHTYSGKSKLRTWLWRIAINHCKDYLKSWYHKNVVMTEKESFIKSSSNRDVEDLVVQKDEDTRLASAVMNLPVTYREIIYLFYFEELSIKEISFVIKKNENTVKTRLRRAKKLLKKRLEE from the coding sequence ATGGAGGAAGTAAGTATCGAAGGCTATGAGGCGGAAGAAAAAGAGGCTTTGTTTAATGAATTATTAACTAAACATGGACAAGAAATTTTACAGCTTTGTTATTCTTACGTAAAAGACCCATCAATAGCGGAAGACTTAACACAAGATATTTTTGTAAAGTGTTATAAATCGCTACATACATATAGTGGAAAGTCAAAGCTACGAACGTGGCTATGGAGAATTGCCATCAATCATTGCAAGGACTATTTAAAAAGCTGGTACCATAAAAATGTAGTCATGACAGAAAAGGAATCCTTTATCAAGTCAAGTTCCAATCGAGATGTTGAAGATTTGGTTGTTCAAAAAGATGAAGATACTCGACTAGCTTCAGCGGTTATGAATCTTCCGGTGACGTATCGAGAAATTATATATTTATTTTATTTTGAAGAATTATCGATTAAAGAAATAAGCTTTGTTATCAAAAAAAACGAAAATACAGTGAAAACAAGGTTAAGAAGGGCAAAAAAGCTACTAAAAAAAAGATTGGAGGAATAA
- a CDS encoding S9 family peptidase has product MLNFAKPEVEQFFQTYGIETFAVSPDETQLVYSTNISGKYNLWAMDLPRTFPYPLTFHNQSCQKLIYDKNGHFIVTVSDHNGDENGQIYAIPPQGGHLKEVRKVTGAKHEHPFLSKNGKRLYYTSNKDDETFMKGYVYDLETGKEDIVIHGQDAFTIMFDISPEENSFLILKFFSNTYTLAYAKCNNEEILLTPDKEVQHTVSEAVYVSETEIYLLTNYDSDFSYLAKFDLKSKEFHKVLSIEKEDFAQMNYDKTTQMLYLVSKKGVHDNLYTYEITSDRLEKIHTPVSIIDQFVIARSGNIYVQGSSSTSPMNIYKKTSEGWNSLTNYGVPGVKREEMVEPEVVTYQSFDDLPIEALLFRPKPENDNGHVILFPHGGPQKAVRISFSSLISFLVYRGYSIFAPNFRGSPGYGSEFKKMVEGDWGYGPRLDNIKGLEWLIERGYASRDRVFLMGGSYGGYMSLLLHGRHSEYFKAVVDIFGPSNLFSFIHSVPDHWKPVMKQLIGDPVKDQEKMKEDSPITYLEEMTKPMLIIQGAQDSRVVKAESDQIVEALRKINRDVDYIVLENEGHGFSKKSNEIHVYRKVLEFFDRYL; this is encoded by the coding sequence ATGTTGAATTTTGCAAAACCTGAAGTGGAACAATTTTTTCAAACATACGGAATTGAGACGTTTGCTGTAAGTCCTGATGAGACCCAGCTGGTCTACAGTACAAATATAAGTGGAAAATATAATTTGTGGGCCATGGACCTCCCTCGCACATTTCCTTATCCTTTAACGTTTCATAATCAAAGTTGTCAGAAGCTTATATATGATAAGAATGGTCATTTTATCGTCACCGTGAGTGATCACAATGGAGATGAAAATGGACAAATATATGCAATTCCACCTCAAGGAGGGCATTTAAAGGAGGTACGAAAGGTCACCGGAGCTAAACACGAACATCCTTTCCTTTCAAAAAATGGGAAACGCCTTTACTACACATCTAACAAAGATGATGAAACATTTATGAAAGGGTATGTGTATGATCTAGAAACAGGGAAAGAAGATATAGTCATTCATGGGCAAGACGCTTTCACCATTATGTTTGATATAAGTCCAGAAGAGAACAGTTTCCTTATTTTAAAATTTTTCTCAAATACATATACCCTTGCTTATGCGAAGTGTAATAATGAAGAAATTCTTCTTACACCAGATAAGGAAGTTCAACATACAGTTTCTGAAGCTGTTTATGTCTCCGAAACAGAAATATATTTACTGACGAACTATGATAGTGATTTCTCTTATTTGGCGAAATTTGACCTTAAGAGCAAAGAATTCCATAAGGTGTTATCAATAGAAAAAGAAGACTTCGCTCAAATGAATTATGATAAAACCACTCAAATGTTATATCTTGTTAGTAAAAAAGGTGTACATGATAATCTATATACCTACGAGATTACCAGCGATAGGTTAGAAAAAATCCATACGCCGGTCAGTATTATTGACCAGTTTGTCATAGCTAGGTCGGGAAATATATATGTACAAGGGAGCTCTTCGACGTCCCCTATGAATATATATAAGAAAACAAGTGAAGGGTGGAATTCCCTTACTAACTACGGCGTGCCGGGAGTGAAACGAGAGGAAATGGTAGAACCAGAGGTTGTCACTTATCAATCGTTTGACGACCTGCCTATAGAGGCTTTATTGTTCCGTCCTAAACCGGAAAATGACAATGGACACGTAATTTTATTCCCTCATGGGGGACCACAAAAAGCAGTACGAATTTCTTTCTCATCTTTGATTTCCTTTCTCGTTTACCGTGGTTATAGCATATTCGCACCAAACTTTCGAGGGTCTCCAGGCTATGGCTCAGAATTTAAGAAAATGGTTGAGGGGGACTGGGGTTACGGTCCCCGCTTGGACAATATTAAGGGGCTAGAATGGCTAATTGAAAGGGGATATGCTTCACGTGATAGGGTTTTCTTAATGGGTGGAAGTTATGGTGGATATATGTCTTTACTTCTACACGGAAGACACTCTGAATACTTTAAGGCGGTTGTAGACATATTCGGCCCTAGCAACCTATTTAGCTTCATTCATTCAGTACCTGATCATTGGAAACCTGTGATGAAACAACTTATTGGTGACCCTGTAAAAGATCAAGAAAAGATGAAAGAAGATTCACCAATAACGTATTTAGAGGAAATGACAAAACCGATGCTCATTATTCAGGGAGCCCAGGATTCACGTGTCGTGAAAGCAGAGTCCGATCAAATTGTGGAAGCTTTGAGAAAGATAAATAGAGATGTAGACTACATTGTGTTAGAGAATGAAGGACATGGATTTTCGAAGAAATCGAATGAAATTCATGTTTACCGTAAAGTATTAGAATTTTTTGATCGTTATTTATAA
- a CDS encoding O-methyltransferase: MTVPVIWNNVDLYFQNNLQQEDPVMKSVLKANEEAGLPAIDVSPNQGKMLYLLAKLKKANNILEIGTLGGYSSIWLARALPNDGQIMSLEYSEKHASVARQNIRNAGLKDKVTILVGPALETLPTIEEKGYHHFDFIFIDADKQNNANYVQWGLKLCKPGAVIIVDNVVRNGQVLKEDEHDPNIQGVRDCIELFSSEPRIDATAIQTVGSKGYDGFLLGIVE, encoded by the coding sequence ATGACAGTTCCTGTTATTTGGAATAATGTTGATCTTTATTTTCAGAACAATCTCCAACAAGAGGATCCAGTGATGAAATCAGTTCTTAAAGCGAATGAAGAGGCGGGACTTCCTGCAATTGATGTATCGCCAAATCAAGGGAAAATGCTTTACTTGCTTGCAAAGCTTAAAAAGGCAAACAACATTTTAGAAATAGGAACTCTTGGCGGCTACAGTAGTATTTGGCTAGCTAGAGCGTTACCAAATGATGGTCAGATCATGTCGTTAGAATATAGTGAAAAGCATGCGAGTGTCGCAAGGCAAAATATTCGTAATGCGGGTTTAAAGGATAAGGTAACGATTTTGGTCGGCCCTGCACTTGAAACATTGCCAACTATAGAAGAGAAGGGCTATCATCATTTTGATTTCATTTTTATTGACGCAGATAAACAGAACAATGCGAATTATGTGCAGTGGGGGCTAAAGCTATGTAAACCTGGTGCTGTGATTATTGTGGATAATGTCGTCAGAAATGGCCAGGTCTTGAAAGAAGATGAGCATGACCCAAACATACAAGGAGTGCGTGATTGTATTGAATTGTTCTCGAGTGAGCCACGAATAGATGCTACGGCTATTCAAACCGTTGGTTCTAAAGGGTATGATGGGTTTTTACTAGGGATAGTAGAGTAA
- the hisC gene encoding histidinol-phosphate transaminase: MNNQNIKSLTRPEINKMKEYSPGKPIWEVQQELGIQEVVKLSSNENSLGVSPLAKKAIAKYTSELHRYPDANTTNLREAISSHYDIHNDQVVIGNGADELITLISETFLEAGDEIIVPSPSFSEYEFGANLMGANIVRVPLTNHFHYDLRLIINTITDKTKIIYLCSPNNPTGTYIKKDDLDTFFQKLPQNVLVVFDGAYSQYATSEDYSNGIEYVKSGKQLIIIQTFSKIYGLAGIRVGFGISSSEIINCIHKVREPFNVNTLAQVAAEAAINDIKHVDDSRRVNEEGRNYLYNAFREMGITYVKTMSNFILVDFKVDSLSIYEQLLKKGIIVRYGGVWGLPNYLRVTIGMEAENRALITALKEIIE; encoded by the coding sequence TTGAATAACCAAAATATCAAAAGTCTAACTCGTCCAGAGATAAATAAAATGAAAGAATATTCACCTGGAAAACCGATTTGGGAGGTTCAACAGGAATTAGGCATTCAAGAAGTAGTCAAGCTTTCATCAAATGAAAACTCTTTAGGTGTCTCGCCACTCGCGAAGAAAGCAATTGCGAAGTATACTTCTGAACTTCATAGATATCCAGATGCAAATACAACGAATCTTAGAGAAGCGATTAGTTCCCATTATGATATTCATAATGATCAGGTTGTAATTGGGAATGGTGCTGATGAATTGATTACGTTAATTTCAGAGACATTTTTAGAAGCGGGAGATGAAATAATAGTACCCTCCCCTTCATTTAGTGAATATGAGTTTGGAGCAAATTTAATGGGTGCTAACATCGTAAGGGTACCGCTAACGAATCATTTCCATTATGATTTACGTTTAATTATTAATACTATTACGGACAAAACAAAAATCATTTATTTATGTTCTCCGAACAACCCTACGGGCACATACATTAAAAAGGATGATTTAGATACCTTTTTTCAAAAGCTCCCACAAAATGTACTTGTCGTGTTTGATGGAGCATACTCTCAATATGCTACTAGTGAAGATTATTCAAATGGAATAGAGTACGTTAAGAGTGGTAAGCAGCTTATTATTATTCAAACCTTTTCAAAGATATACGGTCTAGCAGGGATTCGGGTAGGTTTTGGCATTTCTTCATCAGAAATCATTAACTGTATTCATAAAGTTAGAGAACCCTTTAATGTAAATACATTAGCACAAGTTGCTGCTGAAGCGGCGATAAATGATATCAAACACGTAGATGATTCAAGGAGGGTAAATGAAGAAGGGCGTAATTACTTATATAATGCTTTCCGGGAAATGGGTATTACCTATGTAAAGACGATGAGTAATTTTATCCTAGTGGATTTTAAAGTGGATTCTCTTTCTATATACGAACAGTTATTAAAAAAAGGAATCATCGTTCGGTACGGTGGTGTTTGGGGATTGCCTAACTACTTAAGAGTAACCATTGGAATGGAAGCTGAAAATCGAGCTCTTATTACGGCACTGAAAGAAATAATAGAGTAA
- a CDS encoding GyrI-like domain-containing protein, protein MEKVNPITIKGVKELGEKKLVGFRVVCEDMEGYGQEIPKASMLLARRKDEIKHLVEPVKLIGAFKVAGTSKDDDGYWVCHEVYDFEDIPEGMVSLIVPAQKYGILHFNGHASEIYHVHTHLHQWIDENGHKRLLEKWSLEIYSKWTETEDSVDLCDPIL, encoded by the coding sequence ATGGAAAAAGTGAATCCCATCACAATAAAAGGTGTAAAAGAACTTGGGGAAAAGAAATTAGTTGGCTTTCGTGTCGTTTGCGAAGATATGGAAGGATATGGACAAGAGATTCCAAAAGCATCTATGTTATTAGCTCGTCGCAAAGATGAGATAAAGCATTTAGTGGAGCCTGTTAAGCTCATCGGTGCATTTAAAGTCGCAGGGACATCAAAAGATGACGATGGCTACTGGGTTTGTCATGAGGTCTATGACTTTGAGGATATTCCGGAAGGGATGGTAAGCCTTATTGTCCCTGCACAAAAGTATGGAATCCTCCATTTTAATGGACATGCATCTGAAATTTATCATGTGCATACTCATTTGCATCAATGGATTGACGAGAATGGACATAAGAGATTGCTAGAAAAATGGTCTTTGGAAATCTATTCTAAATGGACTGAGACTGAAGATAGTGTGGATTTATGTGACCCAATCTTATAA